One region of Quercus lobata isolate SW786 chromosome 2, ValleyOak3.0 Primary Assembly, whole genome shotgun sequence genomic DNA includes:
- the LOC115960053 gene encoding uncharacterized protein LOC115960053, with translation MILDPFVMDRSQSLNTPPFFDESNYALWKVCMRAFLCAIDELVWDFVENGYVKPTTTKFEWDKVALALANANSKAIYAIFCGVSTDEFHKISHVRTAKEAWMILETTYEGTKKVKDTKLQMLTTRFEELKMGDDESFDSFYGKLNEISSKSLALKTITERMDDSSEEDDVEKEVAFLAKNFRKFMKMKNSGKSFSKGKFSSSEGGRKEFKKKDGKEFQSPQGIVCYKCNGHGHLKKECPNYLRGKGKVFATNLSDSDSSNLDTEGECDSEGNYKAFMTIASVDSKNDLSNLVDELGDLSKDEEIEESEDEDVCQNEGEINLQEAYDSLLEDCGKIMHQSCESCCEKDEKANVKVERISTEKLDNVLSSKKSSYDKTDLGYTREGNSSSKPKKEVKFVSAKNIEKLKEVKPEIETLTVVKRTIGAKSTKKREVITQKSKRASSKASVSSLWHTRAYQV, from the exons atgatccttgacccttttgTGATGGACCGGTCACAATCACTCAATACCCCACCATTCTTTGATGAGAGCAATTATGCCTTATGGAAGGTCTGTATGAGGGCTTTCTTGTGTGCTATAGATGAGTTAGTATGGGACTTCGTCGAGAATGGGTATGTTAAACCCACGACAACCAAGTTCGAATGGGACAAGGTAGCTCTTGCATTGGCAAATGCAAACAGTAAGGCTATTTACGCTatattctgtggtgtgtctACTGATGAGTTTCATAAGATATCACATGTGAGGACTGCCAAGGAAGCTTGGATGATTCTTGAGACTACCTATGAGGGTACCAAGAAAGTTAAGGACACAAAGCTCCAGATGCTTACCACCAGATTTGAAGAGCTCAAGATGGGGGACGATGAGTCTTTCGATTCATTCTATGGGAAGCTCAATGAAATC tcgagcaaatctcttgctctcaaAACCATCACCGAGAGAATGGATGACTCCTCCGAAGAAGATGATGTGGAGAAGGAGGTAGCATTCCTTGCAAAGAATTTTCGAAAATTTATGAAGATGAAAAACAGTGGGAAGTCATTCAGCAAAGGAAAGTTTTCGTCCTCCGAGGGTGGTAGGaaggagtttaagaagaaagatgggaaggaaTTTCAATCCCCTCAAGGGATTGTGTGTTACAAATGCAATGGTCATGGACATCTTAAGAAGGAGTGTCCTAATTATTTGAGAGGGAAGGGCAAAGTGTTTGCCACTAACCTTAGTGATTCTGACAGCTCAAATTTAGACACGGAAGGAGAATGTGACAGTGAAGGAAACTACAAAGCATTCATGACAATTGCCTCCGTTGATTCTAAGAATGATTTGAGCAATTTGGTTGATGAACTTGGTGATCTTTCTAAggatgaggaaattgaagaatcAGAAGATGAAGACGTGTGCCAAAATGAAGGGGAAATCAACCTACAAGAAGCATATGATTCTCTACTGGAAGATTGTGGCAAAATAATGCACCAAAGTTGCGAATCTtgctgtgaaaaagatgaaaaag CTAATGTCAAGGTCGAGCGCATCTCCACCGAGAAACTTGACAATGTGTTGTCCTCTAAAAAATCTTCATATGATAAGACCGATTTGGGCTATACCAGAGAAGGAAATTCAAGCAGCAAACCTAAGAAGGAAGTGAAGTTCGTTTCAGCCAAGAATATTGAGAAACTTAAAGAAGTGAAGCCTGAGATTGAGACCCTTACTGTAGTAAAGAGAACCATTGGTGCAAAATCAACGAaaaaaagggaagtcattacccAGAAATCAAAGAGGGCCTCAAGTAAAGCATCTGTGTCATCATTGTGGCACACAAGGGCATACCAAGTCTAA